From Schaalia sp. ZJ405, one genomic window encodes:
- a CDS encoding LacI family DNA-binding transcriptional regulator — MSRSPKRPPAMMDVAALAGVSHQTVSRVVNGTGKVAPQTRERVLAAIGELGYRRNSVARALVTRKSGILGIITTTSVHYGPASTLVAIEVAAREAGYFTGVTALEDFSRESLTEAIDYFLGLAVEAIVVIAPMTDIAEIVESIGAPVPIIAVSAANAVSIDSVRFVRGDQLEGARMAVRHLIELGHTDIAHVAGPEGWFESQIRREGWLIELRAAGLPIREAPYGAWEACAGFEAGKRLIAEGLPTAVFAANDLIALGLMRAFWQAGVSVPDEVSIVGFDDEPASRYFQPSLTTVRQDFTDLAQNALLAIRDAINGIGDAEPIVRPTELIIRDSTAAPRH, encoded by the coding sequence GTGTCTCGCTCACCAAAACGACCGCCAGCAATGATGGATGTTGCTGCCCTGGCTGGGGTCTCACACCAGACTGTTTCGCGAGTGGTCAACGGTACTGGCAAGGTCGCACCGCAAACCCGTGAGCGGGTGTTGGCGGCAATCGGCGAGCTGGGATATCGGCGAAATTCCGTGGCCCGTGCTCTGGTGACTCGCAAATCCGGGATCCTGGGGATCATCACGACAACCTCCGTTCACTATGGGCCGGCATCCACCCTGGTGGCGATCGAGGTTGCCGCCCGTGAAGCCGGATACTTCACCGGGGTCACTGCGCTTGAAGACTTCAGCCGAGAGTCGCTGACAGAGGCAATTGATTATTTCCTGGGGCTCGCTGTTGAGGCCATCGTCGTCATTGCACCGATGACCGACATTGCAGAAATCGTCGAATCTATTGGCGCTCCCGTCCCGATTATTGCGGTCTCCGCTGCCAATGCGGTCAGCATCGACTCCGTGCGCTTCGTCAGAGGGGATCAGCTTGAGGGTGCCCGCATGGCGGTCCGGCACCTCATTGAACTTGGGCACACGGACATTGCTCATGTCGCCGGTCCCGAAGGGTGGTTTGAGTCTCAAATTCGGCGCGAGGGTTGGCTCATTGAACTGCGCGCGGCCGGTCTGCCGATTCGCGAAGCGCCCTACGGGGCATGGGAAGCATGTGCTGGGTTCGAGGCCGGAAAACGCCTCATCGCTGAGGGATTACCCACCGCAGTTTTTGCTGCAAATGACCTCATCGCGCTGGGACTCATGCGGGCGTTCTGGCAGGCTGGAGTCAGTGTTCCCGATGAGGTGTCGATCGTTGGATTCGATGATGAACCGGCGTCTCGCTACTTCCAGCCGTCGCTGACTACTGTTCGCCAGGACTTTACCGACCTTGCACAAAATGCGCTCCTCGCTATTCGCGATGCCATCAACGGCATCGGTGATGCTGAACCGATTGTGCGTCCGACCGAGTTGATTATCCGCGATTCAACAGCAGCTCCGCGACACTAG
- a CDS encoding ZmpA/ZmpB/ZmpC family metallo-endopeptidase yields MRRSVIVLLSVLCLSLAGLSAPAYADGGLDQTQVAQVIANVRATLSGLTYDSPQVAGKIAPSRFSYPDVTRKRIAIAKATGRNFTEVTDDEAKRELQKEYVAGSGYAQAFADVQANLETYLTQVISSDSRNSGRSADYYTSTIQAKPAEVLLGLTYEQRLYDFDYGQTNFAQGLRTSGSFGKAFNPLDVAIALGSQTGDQYAMPKNVETFTRVLAGTVSNERTLGALITSVVPADEVDDWYADQLTKHGNAVAENASPSVVDGTYRLYSKLVSSAKLLPYLLPLATRTNSDMYVLSNVSSVSLGMREGYVADKTNTSDMAAFTERVAQYGRDQAAYVDFWARMAPEFKDSLKTDRVVTDGYFVAGRGTGKEAWSPRGGADAAQAVKDFFGPMKLWSDHKFVGAEASGADITFWIARLLAPSGSSAYSHELTHQLAQNPPHAYLKGHRHRSGTSTELLPRGLYETYEYNDPIYQLNQIMNWPADGYANSTVASFTDEASVKNYMKNLLDVTNTLDLIEAQEVLTRDTATKQKWFNIVTLTPSKKPYTGKYDETFIASRAQDAANWTSVNDLVGANAVVSRYEAVGLQHTGTAPYNGYPTIPLFSPLYGAPQSSEGTTGDIHMRRIAWELLGEYGLSNGWVPYLSDQYKPAGTPEGALFADSEVLKKISPYSSDAEFRKAMFAQREAQLDELSAVEITYGGQTIKVDSVAKLRELMKSAVDQDLADTRTGIRARDTHVERLKSAIYLAYKAQTHEFSTSIYSAPVTYGVTYRFDGDVPQDVTAPVTTQKYRSGQTVQASLVTSTSLEHRGVDGTWVFNGWKVAGSGDVVTQASVTDHDIEFVGSWTFTPHTYTVTYRIDGDMQPTNPPAVPVDDATYTTGDTVTVQPALTTSATMNNGVPGTWAFTGWMHNGSSVDRVTVNKANVELVGMWVFTPAHQHTVTFVYKAADGSPTLPAALKAPEPVSGYEGSNVTLPSLPQDYKDAQANGTWHFAGWNPVVRTFGGEDVTVTGTWEFTPDPVDLTQIQAAVTAARQAREKAIVSVDGSDVPANKKWTTQDNVDAFTALLDRVQAAIDGGKLTSGEAETMRQMVARANADFIHAQQAGTQTSTPVAPEPKPGIPPQPEAPEKPAEPGPATVTVTPVAPSGIVPDASDPRSCTVAPFVTIPDVEGVAYTINGRVVEVGDHAYEYGATVVVTAEPKPGYSFGEGVRTRWTWSAPARAELGCDASANETPTVPEGSHADRPQSTEKMPQKPSAAPVQATSGSLPTSGSIMAVALLIALILMGVGAVMVYRTKGRGKH; encoded by the coding sequence ATGCGACGCAGCGTGATTGTTCTTCTGTCTGTCTTGTGCCTGAGCTTGGCAGGCCTATCCGCACCAGCCTACGCAGATGGTGGGTTGGATCAGACGCAGGTGGCGCAGGTGATTGCGAATGTGCGAGCCACTCTGAGTGGACTGACCTATGACTCGCCTCAGGTGGCAGGAAAAATCGCACCATCGCGATTTTCTTATCCTGATGTGACACGTAAACGCATCGCGATTGCCAAGGCGACGGGCCGTAACTTTACAGAGGTTACGGATGATGAAGCGAAGCGGGAACTTCAGAAGGAGTATGTGGCGGGTTCTGGATATGCGCAGGCGTTTGCTGATGTGCAGGCAAACCTTGAGACGTATCTGACGCAGGTGATTTCCTCAGACTCTCGCAATAGTGGGCGTAGTGCTGACTACTACACCTCAACAATTCAGGCTAAGCCCGCTGAGGTGTTGCTTGGCTTGACGTATGAGCAGCGCTTGTATGACTTTGATTATGGCCAGACAAATTTCGCCCAGGGGCTGCGCACGTCAGGTTCCTTTGGTAAAGCTTTCAACCCTCTTGATGTTGCCATCGCTTTGGGGTCACAAACTGGCGATCAATATGCGATGCCGAAGAATGTTGAGACTTTTACTCGTGTACTTGCTGGCACAGTGAGCAATGAGCGAACACTTGGCGCTTTGATCACGAGCGTGGTTCCGGCCGATGAGGTTGATGACTGGTATGCGGATCAACTCACCAAACACGGCAATGCTGTCGCAGAAAACGCAAGCCCCAGCGTTGTCGATGGAACCTACCGCCTGTATTCCAAACTCGTGTCCTCGGCAAAACTCTTGCCCTATCTTTTACCTCTGGCAACGCGAACCAACAGCGACATGTATGTGCTGTCGAATGTGTCCTCGGTGAGTTTGGGGATGCGCGAAGGCTACGTTGCCGATAAGACCAACACCTCCGATATGGCAGCATTTACAGAACGTGTTGCCCAGTACGGTCGAGACCAGGCTGCCTATGTTGATTTTTGGGCGCGCATGGCCCCTGAATTCAAGGACAGTCTGAAAACTGATCGCGTCGTCACTGACGGCTACTTTGTGGCTGGCCGTGGGACGGGTAAAGAAGCATGGTCACCTCGAGGTGGCGCAGATGCGGCTCAGGCAGTCAAGGATTTCTTCGGTCCGATGAAGCTCTGGTCTGATCACAAGTTTGTTGGCGCTGAAGCATCAGGTGCTGATATTACGTTCTGGATAGCGCGACTCTTAGCTCCTTCCGGTAGCTCGGCCTACAGTCACGAACTGACTCATCAGCTTGCGCAAAACCCTCCTCATGCGTATCTCAAAGGCCATAGGCATCGCTCAGGTACGTCGACGGAGCTGTTACCACGTGGCCTGTACGAAACTTACGAATACAACGACCCGATCTATCAGTTGAACCAGATCATGAACTGGCCGGCCGACGGGTATGCAAATTCAACGGTCGCCTCATTTACTGATGAAGCTTCCGTGAAAAACTACATGAAGAACCTGCTGGACGTCACGAACACGCTTGACCTCATCGAGGCTCAGGAAGTCCTGACCCGCGATACGGCAACGAAACAGAAATGGTTCAATATCGTCACTCTTACCCCGAGTAAGAAACCCTATACGGGCAAGTACGACGAAACTTTCATAGCCTCACGTGCCCAAGATGCTGCGAACTGGACATCCGTTAATGACCTCGTTGGCGCGAATGCTGTGGTTTCTCGCTATGAAGCTGTCGGCCTACAACATACCGGTACTGCCCCTTACAACGGCTATCCAACGATCCCATTATTCAGCCCACTCTATGGTGCTCCGCAATCATCCGAAGGGACGACGGGCGACATTCACATGCGACGCATCGCCTGGGAGCTACTTGGCGAGTACGGGTTGAGCAACGGCTGGGTTCCCTACCTGTCTGATCAATACAAACCAGCAGGCACCCCCGAAGGAGCTCTTTTTGCCGATAGTGAAGTGCTGAAGAAAATCAGTCCCTACAGCTCAGATGCTGAGTTTCGCAAAGCAATGTTTGCTCAGCGTGAAGCTCAGCTCGATGAGCTGTCTGCCGTAGAAATCACCTACGGTGGGCAGACGATCAAGGTTGACAGCGTTGCCAAGCTACGTGAGTTGATGAAATCAGCTGTGGATCAAGACCTTGCAGACACTCGCACAGGCATACGAGCAAGGGACACCCATGTCGAACGGCTGAAGTCTGCTATATACCTTGCCTACAAGGCGCAAACGCATGAGTTCTCGACCTCGATCTACAGTGCCCCAGTCACATATGGTGTGACCTACCGTTTCGATGGCGACGTACCGCAGGACGTCACCGCTCCTGTGACAACGCAAAAGTATCGCAGCGGTCAGACGGTTCAGGCCTCGCTTGTGACCTCAACCAGTCTGGAACACCGCGGTGTGGACGGCACATGGGTATTTAACGGCTGGAAGGTCGCTGGTAGTGGCGATGTCGTCACGCAGGCATCGGTGACAGATCATGACATTGAGTTCGTCGGATCGTGGACATTTACCCCTCACACCTACACTGTCACCTACCGCATCGATGGCGATATGCAGCCAACGAATCCGCCCGCTGTGCCCGTCGATGACGCTACCTACACCACAGGCGACACGGTCACCGTTCAACCGGCTCTCACAACGAGCGCCACAATGAACAACGGTGTACCCGGCACGTGGGCTTTTACTGGCTGGATGCACAACGGCAGCAGTGTTGACCGAGTGACAGTTAATAAAGCAAATGTGGAACTTGTGGGCATGTGGGTATTCACGCCCGCGCATCAGCACACAGTGACATTTGTGTACAAGGCAGCTGATGGGTCCCCAACTCTGCCTGCCGCTCTCAAAGCCCCAGAGCCCGTCTCTGGTTACGAGGGCAGCAATGTCACGTTGCCGAGCCTGCCGCAAGACTATAAGGACGCCCAGGCGAACGGCACATGGCACTTTGCCGGGTGGAACCCAGTTGTGCGCACTTTCGGTGGCGAAGATGTCACCGTGACGGGTACCTGGGAATTCACTCCTGACCCAGTGGATCTCACTCAGATTCAGGCAGCGGTCACAGCCGCGCGCCAGGCCCGCGAAAAAGCGATTGTCTCGGTTGATGGTTCCGATGTGCCAGCGAATAAGAAGTGGACAACGCAAGACAACGTGGACGCTTTCACAGCCTTGCTTGATCGAGTCCAGGCCGCAATTGACGGCGGCAAGCTCACGAGCGGCGAAGCTGAAACGATGCGTCAAATGGTTGCCCGAGCGAACGCTGATTTCATTCACGCGCAGCAGGCTGGCACTCAGACCAGCACCCCTGTTGCTCCTGAGCCGAAGCCGGGTATTCCACCGCAGCCGGAAGCCCCCGAGAAGCCTGCCGAGCCTGGGCCGGCGACGGTGACTGTCACTCCGGTAGCGCCCTCGGGCATCGTTCCTGACGCATCGGATCCGAGGTCGTGCACGGTCGCTCCGTTCGTTACGATTCCTGATGTCGAGGGGGTGGCTTACACGATCAACGGTCGCGTTGTCGAGGTCGGCGACCACGCCTACGAGTACGGCGCTACAGTTGTTGTGACTGCTGAGCCAAAGCCGGGATATTCCTTTGGTGAAGGCGTGAGGACGCGGTGGACGTGGAGCGCGCCTGCGCGTGCGGAGCTTGGCTGTGATGCGTCAGCGAACGAAACGCCAACCGTGCCCGAAGGTTCCCATGCGGATCGTCCCCAGTCGACGGAGAAAATGCCGCAAAAGCCGAGTGCTGCCCCTGTTCAGGCTACTTCCGGCAGTTTGCCGACTTCGGGGAGCATCATGGCGGTCGCCTTGCTGATCGCACTCATCTTGATGGGTGTTGGCGCGGTGATGGTCTACAGGACGAAAGGTCGTGGGAAGCACTAA
- a CDS encoding DDE-type integrase/transposase/recombinase, whose amino-acid sequence MARTFPLRPPGWPQADCQAHAPGRSIRQGKGRGPITTRKTRREDTRPDLVHREFRAAGPNRLWVADITYVRTVKGVVYAAFVTDVFSRKIAGWTL is encoded by the coding sequence GTGGCACGCACTTTCCCGCTGCGGCCTCCAGGTTGGCCACAAGCAGACTGCCAGGCTCATGCCCCTGGCAGGAGTATCAGGCAAGGCAAAGGGAGGGGCCCCATCACCACACGCAAAACTAGGCGGGAAGATACCAGGCCAGATTTGGTCCACCGCGAGTTTCGTGCAGCGGGTCCGAACCGGCTGTGGGTCGCCGATATCACGTATGTACGAACCGTCAAAGGGGTCGTGTATGCGGCGTTCGTGACCGACGTATTCTCACGCAAGATCGCGGGCTGGACGCTCTAA
- a CDS encoding DDE-type integrase/transposase/recombinase, protein MRTQALPLQALNQAITSAKETTGLIHHSDHGSQYVSIVYNERLTDAGITPSTRTVGDSYDNALAENVNGSYKNELIHTRIWRDALEVDNNYWNITNTSEKTKTRTNAQETNPGHFTKPRALQFLLAAPRYLSYVVVVSHRVPPLIFRGNQ, encoded by the coding sequence ATGCGCACCCAAGCACTGCCACTACAAGCATTGAATCAAGCGATCACCAGCGCGAAGGAAACGACCGGGTTGATTCACCACTCCGATCACGGGAGCCAGTATGTATCGATTGTGTATAACGAACGGCTCACCGATGCTGGTATCACTCCATCAACAAGAACAGTTGGGGATTCTTACGATAACGCGCTGGCCGAGAACGTCAACGGCTCGTATAAGAACGAGTTGATCCATACCCGCATCTGGCGTGATGCGCTCGAGGTCGACAACAACTACTGGAACATCACAAACACATCAGAGAAAACGAAAACCAGGACAAATGCCCAGGAAACAAACCCGGGACACTTCACAAAACCCAGGGCACTTCAGTTCCTGCTGGCAGCTCCTAGGTACCTTTCATACGTAGTTGTGGTGTCTCACAGGGTTCCGCCTCTGATCTTTAGAGGGAATCAATAA
- a CDS encoding CopG family transcriptional regulator, translating into MGTYTDVNGTAFTDDDIEQWASEAESETGYTGKHLGASIPGRPISVGVQAKPFTLRLDAPRRAKLNEVANQRQTTPSQLMRDLIDSL; encoded by the coding sequence ATGGGAACATACACAGACGTCAACGGAACTGCTTTCACCGATGACGATATCGAACAGTGGGCAAGCGAAGCAGAGTCCGAAACCGGATACACAGGTAAGCACCTGGGTGCCTCAATCCCAGGTCGTCCCATTAGTGTAGGTGTGCAAGCTAAGCCGTTCACCCTTCGGCTTGACGCGCCACGTCGAGCCAAACTCAACGAAGTGGCCAATCAGCGCCAGACCACACCCTCACAGCTGATGCGTGACCTTATTGATTCCCTCTAA
- a CDS encoding antitoxin HicB, protein MTNLTITAKKWDSPLGGGWELWNGDDCWTQVKRLAKARQQVVDYLDTVEENVDHSGWEITIVPEIPGIDEVRRAQEASEAAARAQVEAAARVREAVRALRASGVTTTDAAWLMNVSRARVSQLANS, encoded by the coding sequence ATGACAAACCTGACAATCACAGCCAAAAAATGGGACAGCCCTCTTGGTGGCGGTTGGGAACTCTGGAACGGTGATGACTGCTGGACCCAGGTCAAGCGTCTGGCTAAAGCTCGTCAACAGGTTGTCGATTATCTTGACACCGTTGAAGAAAACGTTGATCACTCCGGTTGGGAGATCACGATCGTCCCTGAAATTCCCGGTATTGATGAAGTGCGTCGCGCTCAAGAAGCCTCCGAAGCTGCTGCTCGTGCCCAGGTTGAAGCCGCTGCTCGCGTGCGTGAGGCTGTGCGTGCGTTGCGTGCGTCGGGGGTGACGACGACCGATGCGGCGTGGTTGATGAACGTGTCCCGTGCTCGCGTCTCTCAATTGGCGAATAGCTAA
- a CDS encoding type II toxin-antitoxin system HicA family toxin — protein sequence MTKPMPYRKLAKLLKKAGFASRQGKGDHEVWRHETGISVSITRTVEISPGLVRKALKAIEESEKAS from the coding sequence ATGACAAAGCCGATGCCCTACCGAAAACTGGCGAAACTCCTGAAGAAAGCAGGGTTTGCTTCACGGCAGGGCAAAGGTGACCACGAAGTATGGCGGCACGAAACTGGGATCTCGGTGTCCATTACGCGAACAGTCGAAATCTCCCCTGGTCTCGTGCGCAAAGCGCTCAAGGCTATTGAAGAAAGTGAGAAAGCGTCATGA
- a CDS encoding helix-turn-helix domain-containing protein, which produces MTSYSPPSERTHFLTLQEAVAEGYGAYSTLRRWITLGKLPAYKTGKRIKVLREDLNTLVQPIYADTRELHVEALVKDAPRLTDDQILRLRDALGGVR; this is translated from the coding sequence ATGACAAGTTATTCTCCGCCGTCCGAAAGGACACATTTTCTTACTTTACAGGAAGCCGTTGCCGAGGGGTATGGCGCCTATTCAACCCTCAGGCGTTGGATCACGCTGGGAAAGTTACCTGCATATAAAACAGGTAAGCGCATTAAGGTTCTAAGGGAAGACCTCAATACTTTAGTTCAACCTATTTATGCAGACACTCGGGAGTTGCATGTAGAGGCTCTCGTTAAGGATGCACCTCGTCTCACAGACGATCAAATCTTGCGTTTGCGTGATGCTCTTGGGGGTGTGCGATGA
- a CDS encoding plasmid mobilization protein has protein sequence MSDNAPAGTTPFYTTQDVSAGGRRVIEAAPPTKTVIPGVGERGSLTAHLDVRVTRKEHDAIKRRARVLGVKPSTWARAVLRDALDERRHEVEVLAAQASVPRPSPELARAVEQVRRVGVNLNQVVRTGSVVDEKILVEVLAAFAEVRTLLRDEVAL, from the coding sequence ATGTCCGACAATGCGCCTGCTGGCACCACACCCTTCTACACCACACAGGACGTTAGCGCTGGGGGTAGAAGGGTGATTGAGGCTGCCCCACCGACGAAGACGGTAATACCGGGGGTAGGCGAGCGTGGAAGCCTCACTGCTCATCTTGACGTGAGGGTGACACGTAAGGAGCACGACGCCATCAAGCGTCGTGCGAGGGTGCTCGGTGTCAAGCCGAGCACATGGGCGAGAGCCGTCCTGCGAGACGCGCTGGACGAGCGACGCCATGAGGTCGAGGTACTGGCAGCGCAAGCGTCAGTACCCAGACCCTCACCCGAGCTTGCTCGGGCGGTTGAGCAGGTTCGCCGCGTCGGGGTGAACCTCAACCAAGTCGTGCGCACGGGTAGCGTGGTTGACGAGAAGATCCTTGTTGAGGTTCTCGCTGCCTTTGCTGAGGTGCGCACGCTGCTGAGAGACGAGGTGGCGTTGTGA
- a CDS encoding relaxase/mobilization nuclease domain-containing protein has protein sequence MSTVNVQPTTSARSAVTYALLGTGEQRTQHEKDGTTRAVLLSCTLDSPEDIVQRAEQVSSTFHRKNEMYTYTQNFSPEEFDVNNPEHVKRVHELGVKLARRMNSADFLVVTHTDSAGGHLHNHIYMVNYDKLTGKALSRCRSWSRGLRQVNDELMSDEGCQVLPDPQQPKADWDLRRGAFKDGGFEQILGDKIYEALLDARSVDREAFERVLAEHEVRLRVTDRDGWTYSMRRLDNGKWGRRKASSLCDDFMRAKVEEIFDFHKKNIKEERHERSGQTQRTRDLGNINSLDFTPRSRRTTDKATHNSLEQSERLPQVDGRDTKRRNEALDQVDLAAARAALANAARQRDEEQAQRDREDARRNRQAAERQRRSEAARRKHREALRSRLVLDDEAAQQQARDDDFELG, from the coding sequence GTGAGCACCGTCAACGTGCAGCCCACGACGAGTGCACGATCAGCCGTCACCTACGCGCTGCTCGGCACGGGCGAGCAACGCACGCAGCACGAGAAGGACGGCACCACACGTGCGGTGCTGCTCTCGTGCACGCTCGACTCCCCCGAGGACATCGTCCAACGAGCAGAGCAGGTCTCATCAACGTTCCATCGCAAGAACGAGATGTACACCTACACTCAGAACTTCTCCCCCGAGGAGTTCGACGTGAACAACCCCGAGCACGTAAAGCGTGTGCACGAGCTCGGTGTGAAGCTTGCCAGGCGGATGAACAGTGCAGACTTCCTTGTCGTCACACACACTGATAGCGCTGGTGGTCATCTCCACAACCACATCTACATGGTCAATTACGACAAGCTCACAGGCAAGGCACTGTCTCGGTGTAGGTCGTGGTCACGGGGGCTACGTCAGGTTAACGACGAGCTCATGAGTGATGAAGGTTGTCAAGTGCTCCCTGACCCGCAGCAACCCAAAGCAGATTGGGATCTGCGTCGAGGAGCTTTTAAGGACGGGGGCTTCGAGCAGATCCTCGGAGACAAGATCTACGAAGCGCTACTCGATGCGCGCTCGGTTGACCGTGAAGCGTTCGAACGGGTGCTCGCTGAGCACGAGGTACGGCTGCGTGTTACTGACCGCGACGGTTGGACCTACTCCATGAGACGACTCGATAACGGTAAATGGGGACGGCGTAAAGCATCGTCCCTGTGTGATGACTTCATGAGAGCCAAGGTTGAAGAAATCTTCGACTTTCACAAGAAAAACATTAAGGAGGAGCGACATGAGCGCTCTGGACAAACTCAAAGAACAAGAGACCTCGGAAATATTAATAGTCTTGACTTCACGCCTCGAAGCCGTCGAACAACAGACAAAGCAACTCACAACAGCCTTGAACAAAGTGAGCGGCTTCCTCAGGTCGATGGACGAGACACAAAGCGCCGAAATGAAGCGCTTGACCAAGTCGATCTCGCAGCTGCCCGAGCAGCACTCGCCAACGCAGCTCGACAACGAGACGAGGAACAGGCTCAGCGAGATCGAGAAGACGCTCGCAGAAATCGCCAAGCAGCTGAGCGCCAGCGGCGCAGTGAAGCTGCCCGACGGAAGCACCGTGAAGCGCTCCGATCTCGACTCGTACTCGATGATGAAGCAGCTCAGCAGCAAGCTAGAGACGACGACTTCGAGCTTGGATAG
- a CDS encoding recombinase family protein translates to MKLPPEYNDNQIVVAYYRYSSSSQNEASIEQQREMVQRWAKAQGLVVVNEYEDAAKTGTNADRPGYQLMLRELPKIKPAYVAVWKNDRLARDRAELLLAKQAIRAAGARIHYIEGISPTDSPDSVLMEGIADAFAEYYSLQLSANIRRGQRYNAERALSNGHKIFGFTVDTDKRYIHDPETAPIVTQIFNDYASGVSMQKIADRLNAQGIRTTRGYRFTPKNLNKLLKNRAYIGEYSYGGHVIDGGMPRLVEDEIFNEVQRRFAINKRRGAKTKAELAALGDDAPDYWLTGRTYCLTCGSPMDGVSGTSKTGRTYRYYSCLNQRKKKCSAKRVRKDEIELRIVEIIESFLADTEELASLAVDLADHYKKTHGRGDEILKALEARRTDVEAKLANFVKAISQGIFNASTAEAMNALEAQKQELDAAIQAEHVKATLYEDEASIGTFYKRFAQARIDTPETRDQLFEYFIDKIYIGHEQIIIVSYYHDSAGPIEYEDLEEALISGNRAEEVRTYARKREFDTSPWSGDGGNIPRWRYDAEK, encoded by the coding sequence ATGAAGTTACCCCCTGAGTACAACGACAACCAGATAGTTGTTGCCTATTACAGGTACTCGTCCTCCTCACAGAACGAAGCGAGTATCGAACAGCAGCGTGAGATGGTGCAGCGTTGGGCCAAGGCTCAAGGCCTCGTCGTAGTGAACGAGTACGAGGACGCGGCTAAGACCGGTACGAACGCTGACAGGCCTGGATATCAGTTGATGCTCCGTGAGCTACCGAAGATCAAACCCGCATACGTTGCCGTGTGGAAGAACGACAGGCTGGCACGTGACCGCGCAGAACTGTTGCTCGCTAAACAAGCCATCAGAGCTGCTGGGGCTCGCATCCACTACATCGAGGGCATCTCCCCCACTGACTCCCCTGATTCTGTGCTCATGGAAGGCATCGCTGACGCGTTCGCTGAATACTACTCACTACAACTCTCGGCCAACATCCGCAGAGGCCAGCGCTACAACGCAGAGCGTGCCCTAAGCAACGGACACAAGATCTTCGGCTTCACCGTGGACACAGACAAACGCTACATCCACGACCCTGAGACGGCTCCCATCGTCACACAGATCTTCAACGATTACGCCTCAGGTGTGTCAATGCAGAAGATCGCCGACCGGCTCAACGCCCAGGGCATCCGCACCACGCGCGGGTACAGGTTTACGCCCAAGAACCTCAACAAGCTCCTCAAGAACCGCGCCTACATCGGTGAATACTCCTACGGCGGGCACGTTATCGATGGTGGGATGCCTCGTCTCGTTGAGGATGAGATCTTCAATGAAGTCCAGCGCAGATTCGCCATCAACAAACGTCGCGGCGCGAAAACCAAAGCCGAGCTCGCAGCCCTGGGCGACGACGCACCCGACTACTGGCTCACAGGAAGGACCTACTGCCTCACGTGTGGCAGCCCTATGGATGGCGTGAGCGGCACCTCGAAGACCGGCAGAACCTACCGCTACTACTCCTGCCTCAACCAAAGAAAGAAGAAGTGCTCGGCCAAACGCGTCCGCAAGGACGAAATCGAGCTGCGAATCGTTGAGATCATCGAATCCTTCCTCGCAGATACTGAAGAACTCGCCTCGCTCGCAGTAGACCTCGCCGACCACTACAAGAAAACCCACGGACGCGGAGACGAGATCCTCAAGGCACTCGAAGCTCGACGCACGGACGTGGAGGCAAAGCTCGCCAACTTCGTCAAAGCGATCTCCCAGGGCATTTTCAACGCCAGCACAGCTGAAGCAATGAACGCCCTGGAGGCACAGAAACAAGAGCTCGACGCCGCCATCCAGGCCGAGCACGTCAAGGCCACACTCTACGAGGACGAGGCATCCATCGGGACCTTCTACAAGAGATTCGCCCAGGCCAGGATCGACACACCCGAGACCCGCGACCAACTCTTTGAGTACTTCATCGACAAAATCTACATCGGACATGAGCAGATCATCATCGTGTCCTACTACCACGACAGCGCAGGGCCAATCGAATACGAAGACCTCGAAGAAGCCCTCATCAGCGGAAACAGAGCGGAGGAAGTGCGAACCTACGCTCGAAAGCGAGAGTTCGACACTTCCCCCTGGAGTGGAGATGGGGGGAATATCCCTAGATGGCGGTATGACGCGGAAAAATAA
- a CDS encoding ImmA/IrrE family metallo-endopeptidase translates to MWHPWRALRERTDLALVWTNNLPMGVLGVTDGQRIYMTPRQLQAERRCTLTHELVHVERGHEGCQPVAVERQVCVEAARRLIEIDSLVDAVVWGRSPEEIADELWVDVDTLLVRLDSLTERERILVNEALAARDGVGD, encoded by the coding sequence ATGTGGCATCCGTGGCGGGCGCTCCGCGAGCGCACAGACCTTGCTCTCGTGTGGACGAACAATCTCCCTATGGGGGTGCTTGGGGTCACCGATGGTCAGCGCATCTACATGACCCCACGCCAGCTTCAAGCTGAGCGTCGGTGCACGCTCACCCATGAGCTTGTGCATGTGGAGCGTGGGCATGAAGGCTGTCAGCCGGTGGCGGTAGAACGGCAGGTGTGCGTGGAAGCGGCGCGGCGGTTGATTGAGATTGACTCTCTCGTGGACGCGGTTGTGTGGGGGAGGAGTCCAGAAGAGATAGCGGATGAACTATGGGTGGATGTCGATACACTCCTAGTGAGGCTTGATTCGCTGACCGAGAGGGAGCGCATCCTCGTGAATGAGGCGCTTGCTGCACGGGACGGCGTGGGGGACTAG